One segment of Macrotis lagotis isolate mMagLag1 chromosome 1, bilby.v1.9.chrom.fasta, whole genome shotgun sequence DNA contains the following:
- the PTGER2 gene encoding prostaglandin E2 receptor EP2 subtype produces the protein MDNVSNARDCKGRLWLPPDESPAVSAGMFSAGVLGNLLALALLARRCWRGSGPKEQRLAGGFWRTPASLFHLLVTELVFTDLLGTCLISPVVLASYSRNQTLVALAAGGRMCTYFAFAMTFFSLATMLMLFAMALERCLSIGHPYFYQRCITWRLGLVVLPGIYVFSLFFCSFPLLDKRQYMQYCPGTWCFIKQEKSSYLQIYATLLLLLIVAVLLCNISVILNLTRMHNRRKSSGSVPRLERGKGKTRGLKKRERMTMSEEIDHLILLAIMTITFVICSLPFTICAYLIKPFSRENKWDLHALRFLSINSIIDPWIFVILRPPVLRLIRSILYCQISLKAHDAPPT, from the exons ATGGACAACGTCTCCAACGCCCGGGACTGCAAGGGGCGACTGTGGCTGCCGCCGGACGAAAGCCCGGCCGTCAGCGCGGGGATGTTCTCCGCCGGAGTGCTGGGCAACCTCCTGGCCCTGGCCCTGCTGGCACGCCGCTGCTGGCGCGGCTCTGGCCCGAAGGAGCAGCGCCTTGCCGGTGGCTTCTGGAGGACGCCCGCGTCCCTGTTCCACTTGCTAGTGACGGAGTTGGTGTTCACGGATCTGCTCGGGACCTGCCTCATCAGTCCGGTGGTGCTGGCGTCCTATTCACGGAACCAGACGCTGGTCGCTCTGGCGGCCGGAGGCCGGATGTGCACCTACTTTGCCTTCGCCATGACCTTCTTCAGCCTGGCCACCATGCTGATGCTCTTTGCCATGGCCCTGGAGCGCTGCCTCTCCATAGGCCACCCCTACTTCTACCAGCGTTGCATCACCTGGCGTCTTGGACTGGTGGTCCTGCCGGGCATTTAtgtcttttctctgttcttttgcTCCTTCCCGTTGCTGGACAAGAGGCAGTATATGCAGTACTGTCCTGGAACCTGGTGTTTCATCAAGCAGGAGAAGTCCTCTTATTTGCAAATATATGCCACGCTGTTACTGCTTCTCATTGTTGCAGTGTTACTCTGCAACATCAGTGTTATCCTGAACCTAACCCGCATGCACAACCGAAGAAAGAGCAGCGGCAGCGTGCCCCGCCTGGAAAGAGGCAAGGGCAAGACAAGGGGCctcaagaaaagggaaagaatgaccATGTCGGAAGAGATAGACCACCTCATCCTCCTGGCTATTATGACCATCACGTTTGTGATCTGCTCTTTACCCTTTACG ATCTGTGCATATTTGATCAAACCTTTCTCCAGGGAGAACAAATGGGATCTGCATGCACTTAGATTTTTATCAATTAACTCAATAATTGATCCTTGGATCTTTGTCATTCTACGACCTCCTGTTCTGAGACTGATACGTTCAATACTATACTGTCAGATTTCATTGAAAGCACATGATGCTCCGCCAACATAG